In one Micromonospora polyrhachis genomic region, the following are encoded:
- a CDS encoding GGDEF domain-containing protein, whose product MRLDHERIIRDVVARLSRATSALAACQATVAAIGQRTPARVSVLLLVRDRLRCVAATGAWQVPSGVAPGTGAVGRVYVSGKTETIFPGPDDADHLLLPTGATAQLSTPIRDSAGCPIGVLELVWSSPVDLDQWPDSIERIATTLGVRIERLGGVPTESRSERTLRHSTVLTAAVTERELAIAATDAARDITGFSAAILVLTRAQGLWVGPATIPLGGLEARVRAGLADAGQPALERIHSRAHQYGAACTIGAAPPLIAAEVEYAPLITAGVGTLIIVPFGQPETGGVLLVADERQVSPEPSTLGLVELLAAQVWTCLDRLSSLAKLHELATSDPLTGLRHHGPFGERIAAATPGRTALLAIDVDDFKIINDTYGHQVGDQVLVDLARALEAALRQGDELYRIGGDEFVAVIEVARPEEAVGIAERLAEAARRIDRTISVGVALRHDGEPPELTLRRADEALYGVKREGRDGVRLAPA is encoded by the coding sequence GTGCGCCTAGATCACGAACGAATCATCCGCGATGTCGTGGCCCGTCTTTCTCGGGCAACGAGCGCGCTGGCAGCATGCCAGGCGACGGTGGCCGCCATCGGTCAGCGTACGCCCGCCCGGGTCTCCGTGCTGCTGTTGGTGCGCGACCGGCTCCGGTGTGTCGCCGCCACCGGCGCGTGGCAGGTGCCGTCCGGCGTCGCCCCGGGTACCGGCGCGGTGGGGCGGGTCTACGTCTCGGGCAAGACTGAGACGATCTTCCCGGGGCCTGACGATGCGGATCATCTTCTGCTGCCCACCGGTGCCACGGCGCAACTGTCCACCCCGATCCGCGACTCCGCAGGTTGCCCGATCGGGGTGCTGGAGCTGGTGTGGAGCAGCCCGGTCGACCTCGACCAGTGGCCCGACAGCATCGAACGGATCGCCACCACCCTCGGCGTACGCATCGAGCGGCTCGGTGGCGTTCCGACAGAGAGTCGCAGCGAACGGACACTGCGACACAGCACCGTGCTGACCGCAGCGGTGACCGAGCGGGAGTTGGCGATCGCCGCCACCGACGCCGCCCGCGACATCACCGGGTTCTCGGCGGCGATCCTCGTGCTCACCCGTGCCCAGGGGCTGTGGGTCGGCCCGGCGACCATCCCACTGGGCGGCCTGGAGGCCAGGGTTCGCGCGGGGCTCGCCGACGCCGGCCAGCCAGCGCTGGAACGGATCCACTCCCGGGCCCACCAGTACGGTGCCGCGTGCACCATCGGTGCCGCCCCGCCGCTGATCGCGGCCGAAGTCGAGTACGCGCCGCTGATCACGGCCGGGGTCGGAACGTTGATCATCGTTCCGTTCGGGCAACCGGAGACCGGCGGTGTATTGCTGGTGGCCGACGAGCGGCAGGTCAGCCCGGAGCCGAGCACACTCGGGTTGGTCGAACTACTCGCCGCCCAGGTCTGGACCTGTCTGGATCGGTTGAGCAGTTTGGCGAAGCTGCACGAACTTGCCACCTCCGACCCGTTGACCGGACTCCGGCACCATGGGCCGTTCGGGGAGCGAATCGCCGCCGCCACCCCGGGGCGTACGGCGTTGCTCGCCATCGACGTCGACGACTTCAAAATCATCAACGACACGTACGGGCACCAGGTTGGCGACCAGGTGCTGGTGGATCTCGCCCGGGCGCTGGAGGCCGCGCTACGCCAGGGCGACGAGCTGTATCGGATCGGCGGTGACGAGTTCGTCGCCGTCATCGAGGTGGCCCGACCCGAGGAGGCGGTGGGTATCGCCGAGCGGCTGGCTGAGGCGGCTCGACGCATCGACCGGACGATCAGCGTCGGGGTCGCCCTCCGGCACGACGGGGAACCACCCGAACTGACGTTGCGCCGGGCGGACGAGGCGCTCTACGGCGTCAAGCGGGAGGGCCGCGACGGCGTCCGGTTGGCCCCGGCCTGA